A region of Crenobacter cavernae DNA encodes the following proteins:
- a CDS encoding methyl-accepting chemotaxis protein: protein MKISHKVGFAAAAVLLVTTGLLSLLQVHQVRDSLRSQAESNIKETSNALARQIENWLNAKLRLIDMVSQHIDGDFGAAQIQRAFDRPLLKNEFLLVFGGLDSDGARITNNPDWNPPGWDARTRPWFRLAKNAEHAVLAEPYRDVASGEVLISAVGKLSDKGRFMGAFGGDLSLKTISDAVNTLNFNGAGYAFLMTRSGNIIAHPDAKLVGKPYSQLFGGQSPALESALRPADDGDRSLLVSFVPLAGIEGVDWYIGVVLKDDAVMREADALSLRAVIGTVAGVLVSLLILVTLVSRLLKPLSRLYDSLQDINRGEGDLTQRLPVEGKDEIALLSREFNRLLQTLQSLIGDIVERSYQVRETSELTSQHASHAASRLHRQMIELDRLANAMGAMTVTAEDVAQHAQSAADAAISANVETAKGVGVVSRSTKAIKQLAADMDETRHSIILLAKQSQGIESILSVITSIADQTNLLALNASIEAARAGDAGRGFAVVADEVRALASLTQESTHEIRAMIEQLQNGVKLAETRMQENSDAASRTAAEASSAKDILGRTRQAMTRINDMNLHIADVARRQSTATCEINLNTKLIRDISHEVAEGAELQAGHCASVAEQLCQQDERLRHFKV from the coding sequence ATGAAAATTTCGCACAAGGTTGGTTTTGCCGCCGCGGCGGTCCTGCTCGTGACGACCGGCCTCTTGTCGCTGCTACAGGTTCACCAGGTGCGCGACAGCCTTCGCAGTCAGGCAGAGTCGAACATCAAGGAGACCAGCAACGCGCTGGCGCGACAGATAGAAAACTGGCTGAACGCCAAGCTGCGGCTGATCGACATGGTGTCGCAACACATCGACGGCGATTTCGGCGCCGCGCAGATCCAGCGGGCTTTCGACCGGCCGCTACTCAAGAACGAGTTTCTGCTCGTCTTCGGCGGGCTGGACAGCGATGGCGCGAGGATCACCAACAACCCGGACTGGAATCCCCCGGGCTGGGATGCGCGGACACGCCCATGGTTTCGGCTGGCCAAAAACGCCGAGCACGCCGTGTTGGCCGAGCCCTACCGCGACGTCGCCAGCGGCGAAGTGCTGATTTCCGCCGTCGGGAAACTCAGCGACAAGGGGCGCTTCATGGGGGCATTTGGCGGCGACCTGAGCCTGAAGACCATCTCCGACGCGGTCAATACCTTGAATTTCAACGGCGCCGGCTATGCGTTCCTGATGACGCGCTCCGGCAACATCATCGCCCACCCGGATGCCAAACTGGTTGGCAAACCCTACAGCCAGCTATTCGGCGGCCAAAGCCCCGCCTTGGAAAGCGCGCTGCGACCGGCAGACGACGGCGATCGATCGCTGCTGGTCTCGTTCGTGCCGCTTGCCGGGATCGAGGGCGTCGATTGGTATATCGGCGTGGTACTTAAAGACGACGCGGTGATGCGGGAAGCCGACGCGCTCAGTTTGCGCGCGGTCATCGGCACCGTTGCCGGCGTCCTGGTCAGCCTGCTGATTCTGGTGACGCTCGTGTCCCGCCTGCTCAAGCCCTTGTCGCGACTCTATGATTCGCTGCAGGACATCAACCGGGGCGAGGGCGATTTGACCCAGCGCCTGCCCGTCGAGGGCAAGGATGAAATCGCCTTGCTGTCCCGTGAGTTCAACAGGCTATTGCAGACGCTGCAGTCGCTGATCGGTGACATTGTGGAACGCTCGTACCAGGTTCGCGAGACCAGCGAACTGACATCGCAGCACGCCAGCCATGCGGCCAGCCGGCTTCATCGCCAGATGATCGAGCTGGACCGACTGGCCAACGCCATGGGCGCCATGACCGTGACCGCCGAGGACGTCGCGCAACACGCCCAGTCGGCAGCGGACGCGGCCATCTCGGCCAACGTTGAAACTGCAAAAGGCGTCGGCGTCGTTTCGCGCTCGACCAAGGCCATCAAGCAGCTGGCGGCTGACATGGATGAAACCCGCCATTCGATCATCCTGTTGGCCAAGCAGAGTCAGGGCATCGAATCGATCCTGTCCGTCATCACGAGCATCGCCGACCAGACCAATCTGCTCGCCCTGAACGCGTCGATCGAAGCCGCGCGGGCCGGCGACGCCGGCCGTGGCTTCGCGGTGGTCGCCGACGAAGTCCGCGCGCTGGCGTCGCTCACTCAGGAATCGACCCACGAGATCCGCGCGATGATCGAGCAGCTGCAGAACGGGGTCAAACTGGCGGAAACGCGCATGCAGGAAAACAGCGACGCGGCCAGCAGGACCGCGGCGGAGGCGAGCTCGGCCAAGGACATCCTCGGCCGGACCCGTCAGGCGATGACCCGGATCAACGATATGAATTTGCACATCGCCGACGTCGCCAGACGGCAAAGCACGGCCACCTGCGAGATCAACCTCAATACGAAGCTCATTCGCGACATCAGCCATGAAGTGGCGGAAGGGGCGGAACTGCAAGCCGGTCATTGCGCATCGGTGGCGGAACAGTTGTGCCAGCAGGACGAACGGCTCCGGCACTTCAAAGTGTGA
- a CDS encoding cobaltochelatase CobT-related protein encodes MVSAQQKARRQQKLEELCAAAVRALTGDAALHYRQGRLCRDLRPLPLHAPHLRTDPASDDFTSFRGAADGAALRLAHSDAGLHRRLCPGDPVERLLFELLEQLRCETRLPPGMPGVAQNLRHRFEAWSRAFHRSGLAEGHLGILLYTVAQISWSRLTGWPVLEETEDLIEVTRAAIVPAIGFALAGLRRHRDDQAAFAGHALEMARLVGGMIRSARAEQAAEEGADEEDAASAAFSLLLDFDDEEPDTIATAPTGRSRVLEESGHGYRVYTTRYDRKVDAGTLVRKALLREYRERLDRRIAEQGVNLGRLAHQLTAVLAVPRRDGWSFGEEQGRIDGRRLAQLISSPAERRLFRLEQYKMEADCVVSFLVDCSGSMKAHIEAVTMMIDILVRALEMAGVATEVLGFTTGAWNGGRARLDWLARGRPRNPGRLNEVCHMVFKDADRSWRRARADIAALFKADLFREGVDGEAVDWACSRLLARGEARRILIVVSDGSPMDGATGQANDPYYLDNHLKEVVARHEAMRDVEVLGIGVGLDLSPYYRRCLATDLSRPLDTPLFSEIVQLIGGRGRR; translated from the coding sequence ATGGTGTCCGCCCAGCAAAAGGCCCGCCGCCAGCAGAAGCTTGAGGAGTTGTGCGCGGCGGCGGTGCGCGCGCTGACCGGCGACGCCGCGCTGCATTACCGGCAAGGCCGTCTTTGCCGTGACCTCAGGCCGCTGCCGCTTCACGCCCCGCACCTGCGCACCGACCCGGCGTCGGACGACTTCACGTCGTTCCGCGGCGCCGCCGACGGCGCGGCCTTGCGCTTGGCCCATTCCGACGCCGGGCTGCACCGAAGGCTTTGTCCCGGCGACCCGGTCGAGCGGCTACTCTTCGAGCTCTTGGAACAGCTGCGCTGCGAGACCCGGCTGCCACCCGGCATGCCGGGTGTGGCGCAAAACCTTCGCCACCGCTTCGAGGCATGGTCGCGCGCCTTTCATCGCTCGGGGTTGGCCGAGGGTCATCTGGGCATCCTGCTATATACGGTGGCGCAGATCTCGTGGTCGCGGCTGACGGGCTGGCCGGTGCTCGAGGAAACCGAAGACCTGATCGAGGTCACGCGCGCGGCCATCGTGCCGGCGATAGGCTTTGCGCTGGCCGGCCTGCGCCGGCACCGCGACGACCAGGCCGCTTTCGCCGGCCATGCGCTCGAGATGGCGCGGCTCGTCGGCGGGATGATCCGCTCGGCCCGCGCGGAGCAGGCGGCGGAAGAGGGGGCCGACGAAGAGGACGCCGCGAGCGCGGCGTTCTCGCTGCTGCTCGACTTCGACGACGAGGAGCCCGACACGATCGCCACGGCGCCCACCGGCCGCAGCCGTGTGCTGGAGGAATCCGGCCACGGCTACCGCGTCTATACCACGCGCTACGACAGAAAGGTCGACGCCGGCACGCTGGTTCGCAAGGCCTTGTTACGCGAGTACCGCGAACGTCTCGACAGGCGCATCGCCGAGCAAGGCGTCAACCTGGGTAGGCTGGCGCATCAGTTGACGGCGGTCCTCGCGGTGCCGCGGCGGGACGGCTGGTCCTTCGGCGAAGAGCAGGGGCGGATCGACGGCCGTCGCCTGGCGCAATTGATCAGTTCGCCGGCGGAGCGGCGGCTGTTTCGTCTCGAGCAGTACAAGATGGAGGCCGACTGCGTCGTGAGTTTCCTCGTCGACTGTTCGGGCTCGATGAAGGCGCATATCGAAGCGGTGACCATGATGATCGACATCCTGGTGCGCGCGCTCGAAATGGCCGGTGTGGCGACCGAGGTGCTGGGCTTCACCACCGGCGCCTGGAACGGCGGCCGCGCCCGGCTCGACTGGCTGGCCCGTGGCCGTCCCAGAAATCCGGGGCGGCTCAACGAAGTCTGCCACATGGTGTTCAAGGATGCGGACCGGAGCTGGCGGCGCGCACGTGCCGACATCGCGGCGCTCTTCAAGGCCGACCTGTTCCGCGAGGGGGTGGACGGTGAGGCGGTCGACTGGGCTTGCTCGCGACTGCTCGCCCGCGGCGAGGCGCGGCGGATATTGATCGTCGTCTCCGACGGCAGCCCGATGGACGGCGCGACCGGCCAGGCCAACGATCCTTATTATCTCGACAATCACCTGAAGGAAGTGGTCGCGCGTCACGAGGCCATGCGCGACGTCGAGGTGCTCGGCATCGGCGTCGGGCTCGACCTCAGCCCCTATTACCGCCGCTGTCTGGCGACGGACCTGTCCCGACCGCTCGATACGCCGCTGTTCTCCGAGATCGTGCAATTGATCGGCGGTCGCGGTCGGCGCTGA
- a CDS encoding AAA family ATPase, with protein sequence MTDIVLGKPDRLVPVRSLFGIDSGLMVPAFGERDDHVPEIDDAYRFNPEVTLAILAGFTRDRRVMVQGLHGTGKSTHIEQVAARLNWPCVRVNLDGHISRLDLVGKDAIVVRDGRQVTEFQEGIVPWALQRPVALIFDEYDAGRPDVMFVIQRILERDGKFTLLDQNRVIHPHPYFRLFATSNTVGLGNLNGLYHGTQVLNHAQIDRWNVVATLNYLPREEEAGIVLARVPELADEAGRALIEAMVSLAELTRKGFAAGDLSTLMSPRTVITWAENSQIFRDHALAFRLTFVNKCDEAERPIVAEYFQRCFGRELEASPIDEPGPR encoded by the coding sequence GTGACAGATATCGTGCTTGGCAAACCGGACAGACTGGTCCCGGTGCGCAGCCTTTTCGGCATCGATTCCGGCCTGATGGTGCCCGCGTTCGGCGAGCGCGACGACCATGTGCCGGAAATCGACGACGCCTACCGCTTCAACCCGGAAGTGACACTGGCGATCCTGGCCGGCTTCACCCGCGACAGGCGGGTCATGGTGCAGGGGCTGCATGGAACCGGGAAGTCGACCCACATCGAACAGGTCGCCGCCCGGCTCAACTGGCCCTGCGTGCGGGTCAACCTCGACGGTCATATCAGTCGTCTCGACCTGGTCGGCAAGGACGCCATCGTCGTGCGCGACGGCCGCCAGGTCACCGAATTCCAGGAAGGCATCGTGCCGTGGGCGCTGCAGCGGCCGGTCGCGCTGATCTTCGACGAGTACGACGCCGGCCGCCCGGACGTGATGTTCGTCATCCAGCGCATCCTCGAGCGCGACGGCAAGTTCACCCTGCTCGACCAGAACCGGGTGATCCACCCGCATCCTTACTTCCGGCTGTTCGCCACGTCCAACACCGTGGGCTTGGGCAACCTGAACGGCCTGTACCACGGCACCCAGGTGCTGAATCACGCGCAGATCGACCGCTGGAACGTCGTCGCCACGCTCAACTACCTGCCGCGCGAGGAAGAGGCCGGCATCGTGCTCGCCCGCGTGCCCGAACTCGCCGACGAGGCCGGTCGCGCGCTGATCGAGGCGATGGTGAGCTTGGCCGAGCTCACGCGCAAAGGTTTCGCGGCGGGTGACCTCTCGACGCTGATGTCGCCGCGAACGGTGATCACCTGGGCGGAAAACAGCCAGATCTTCCGCGATCACGCGCTCGCCTTCCGTCTGACCTTCGTCAACAAATGCGACGAAGCCGAGCGGCCTATCGTGGCCGAATACTTCCAGCGATGCTTTGGCCGGGAACTCGAAGCCTCGCCGATCGACGAGCCGGGGCCGCGCTGA
- a CDS encoding IclR family transcriptional regulator has translation MNDTRTKGDAKLDGDTPTLRLFGLLEVIAEKDQFFTLQGLVDETGLPKPTLHRMLQQLEAAGMLQRDGAGRHYSTGVRLRRLAENLLLNNTAHGARHAVLRQLVEEVGESCNLTAFSGSEVLYLDRVETAAPLRFYLHPGSRVPAHCSATGKLFLAQLSPAQRRRLLAHVPLARYTENTLTDLERLEAEIERVKRAGYALDDEEFLPGLLCVGVLVPAPDGGKSNLGVALQAPIMRLTPDKAVHFLPALQRAAAALAAIEAEAAAGRGDTEETE, from the coding sequence ATGAACGACACGCGCACCAAGGGCGACGCGAAACTCGACGGCGACACGCCGACGCTGCGGCTGTTCGGGCTGCTGGAAGTGATCGCCGAGAAGGACCAGTTCTTCACGCTGCAGGGGCTGGTGGACGAGACCGGGCTGCCCAAGCCGACGCTGCACCGGATGCTGCAGCAACTGGAGGCGGCCGGCATGCTGCAGCGCGACGGCGCCGGCCGTCACTACAGCACCGGCGTGCGGCTGCGGCGCTTGGCGGAGAACCTGCTGCTGAACAACACCGCGCACGGCGCGCGGCACGCGGTGCTGCGTCAGCTGGTCGAGGAAGTGGGCGAGAGCTGCAACCTGACCGCGTTCTCGGGCAGCGAGGTGCTGTACCTGGACCGGGTGGAGACGGCGGCGCCGCTGCGCTTCTACCTGCACCCGGGCTCGCGGGTGCCGGCGCACTGCTCGGCGACCGGCAAACTGTTCCTGGCGCAGCTGAGCCCGGCGCAGCGGCGGCGGCTGTTGGCGCACGTGCCGTTGGCGCGCTACACCGAGAACACGCTGACCGACCTGGAGCGGCTGGAGGCGGAGATCGAGCGGGTGAAGCGCGCCGGCTACGCGCTGGACGACGAGGAGTTCCTGCCGGGGCTGTTGTGCGTCGGGGTGCTGGTGCCGGCACCGGACGGCGGGAAGTCGAACCTGGGGGTGGCGCTGCAGGCGCCGATCATGCGTCTGACGCCGGACAAGGCGGTGCACTTCCTGCCGGCGTTGCAGCGGGCGGCGGCGGCGCTGGCGGCGATCGAGGCCGAGGCGGCGGCAGGGCGGGGGGACACGGAAGAGACAGAGTAA